A window from Pseudomonas kribbensis encodes these proteins:
- a CDS encoding LutC/YkgG family protein, protein MSAKQKILGKLRKSLTGTTPIADNFDVDLVTRPYTYSAEQRIPQLRKLMEAVHTEIHLTSAEAWPALLAQLLRDRQLPSLLIAPTTPHGQRITQHWANNPDLPALKSYDRPMEDWKAELFNDTPASLTGTLGAIAATGSLILWPTREEPRLMSLVPPVHFALLKASQIRDNFYQVQQEFEWAQGMPTNALLVSGPSKTADIEQVLAYGAHGPKDLVVLILEDQ, encoded by the coding sequence ATGAGCGCCAAGCAAAAAATCCTCGGCAAGTTGCGTAAAAGTCTGACGGGTACCACACCGATTGCCGACAACTTCGATGTCGATCTGGTGACCCGGCCTTACACCTACAGCGCCGAACAACGTATCCCGCAACTGCGCAAACTGATGGAAGCGGTGCACACCGAAATCCACCTGACGTCTGCTGAAGCGTGGCCGGCGCTGCTCGCTCAATTGCTGCGTGACCGTCAGTTGCCGAGCCTGCTGATCGCGCCGACAACGCCTCACGGGCAACGCATCACACAGCACTGGGCGAACAATCCTGATCTGCCGGCACTGAAATCCTACGACCGGCCGATGGAAGACTGGAAAGCCGAGCTGTTCAACGACACCCCGGCCAGCCTCACCGGCACCCTCGGCGCCATTGCCGCCACCGGCAGCCTGATTCTCTGGCCGACCCGCGAAGAACCACGGCTGATGAGCCTGGTACCGCCGGTGCATTTCGCCCTGCTTAAAGCCAGTCAGATCCGCGACAACTTCTATCAGGTCCAACAGGAATTCGAGTGGGCCCAAGGCATGCCAACCAACGCGCTGCTGGTGTCCGGCCCGTCGAAAACCGCCGACATCGAACAAGTGCTGGCCTACGGCGCCCACGGCCCGAAAGACCTGGTGGTGTTGATCCTGGAGGACCAATGA
- a CDS encoding LutB/LldF family L-lactate oxidation iron-sulfur protein has translation MSTSTIIPTVAVEEDFRTRAHNALGDSQLRNNFRTAMDSLMTKRAAAFSDAHEREHLRELGNAIRARALSKLPDLLEQLEQNLTRNGVTVHWAETVDEANGIVLSIIRAHEARQVIKGKSMVSEEMEMNHFLEARDIECLESDMGEYIVQLDHEKPSHIIMPAIHKNAGQVASLFHDKLGVEYTKDVDQLIQIGRRVLRQKFFEADIGVSGVNFAVAETGTLLLVENEGNGRMTTTVPPVHIAVTGIEKVVENLRDVVPLLSLLTRSALGIPITTYVNMISGPRKEHELDGPQEVHLVLLDNGRSQAFADSELRQTLNCIRCGACMNHCPVYTRVGGHTYGEVYPGPIGKIITPHMVGLAKVPDHPSASSLCGACGEVCPVKIPIPALLRRLREENVKAPDSPHQVMRGQGSKYSRKERFIWNAWAKLNSSPTLYRLFAFFATRLRALAPNNVGPWTQNHSAPKPAARSLHDMAREHLAKQGDR, from the coding sequence ATGAGCACTTCCACGATTATTCCTACGGTTGCCGTAGAAGAAGATTTCCGCACCCGGGCGCACAACGCCCTGGGCGATTCGCAGTTGCGGAACAACTTCCGCACCGCGATGGATTCACTGATGACCAAGCGGGCAGCGGCTTTCAGCGATGCCCACGAAAGAGAACACCTGCGTGAACTGGGCAATGCGATCCGTGCCCGCGCGCTCTCCAAGTTGCCCGACCTGCTCGAGCAACTGGAACAGAACCTGACCCGCAACGGTGTGACAGTGCACTGGGCGGAAACGGTGGACGAGGCCAATGGCATCGTCCTTTCGATCATCCGCGCTCACGAGGCGCGGCAAGTGATCAAGGGCAAATCGATGGTCAGCGAAGAGATGGAGATGAACCATTTCCTCGAGGCTCGGGACATTGAATGTCTGGAGTCCGACATGGGGGAGTACATCGTCCAGCTCGACCACGAGAAGCCTTCTCACATAATCATGCCGGCAATCCACAAGAATGCCGGTCAGGTCGCGTCCTTGTTCCACGACAAACTTGGCGTGGAATACACCAAGGACGTTGACCAACTCATTCAGATCGGTCGCAGGGTCCTGCGGCAGAAATTCTTCGAAGCGGACATCGGCGTCTCCGGCGTCAACTTCGCCGTGGCCGAAACCGGCACCCTGCTGCTGGTGGAAAACGAAGGCAACGGCCGCATGACCACCACGGTGCCGCCGGTGCACATCGCCGTCACCGGCATCGAAAAAGTCGTCGAGAACCTGCGCGACGTGGTGCCGCTTCTGTCATTGCTGACCCGCTCGGCGCTGGGCATCCCGATCACCACCTACGTCAACATGATCTCCGGTCCGCGCAAGGAACACGAACTCGACGGCCCGCAGGAAGTGCATCTGGTATTGCTCGACAACGGTCGCAGCCAGGCGTTTGCCGACAGCGAACTGCGCCAGACGTTGAACTGCATCCGCTGCGGCGCGTGCATGAATCATTGCCCGGTCTACACCCGCGTCGGCGGCCACACCTACGGCGAGGTTTACCCCGGCCCGATCGGCAAAATCATCACCCCGCACATGGTCGGCCTGGCGAAAGTCCCGGATCACCCGAGCGCCTCTTCGTTGTGCGGCGCCTGCGGTGAAGTGTGTCCGGTAAAAATTCCTATCCCCGCGTTGCTGCGCCGCCTGCGCGAGGAGAACGTCAAAGCTCCCGACAGCCCTCATCAAGTGATGCGCGGCCAGGGCAGCAAGTATTCGCGCAAGGAACGCTTTATCTGGAACGCCTGGGCAAAGCTCAACAGCTCGCCGACTTTGTATCGACTGTTTGCGTTTTTCGCCACGCGCCTGCGCGCCCTGGCGCCGAACAACGTCGGCCCGTGGACGCAGAACCACAGCGCTCCCAAACCCGCCGCCCGCTCGCTGCATGACATGGCTCGCGAGCACCTGGCCAAACAAGGAGACCGTTGA
- a CDS encoding (Fe-S)-binding protein codes for MSELFYNAVPNATRVAPPLPEPRQYPSEKPSRVYLFGTCVVDLFYPEAGMDAIHLLERDGIRVEYPQGQSCCGQPAYTSGYTEQARTVARSQLALFAGDYPVVVPSGSCAGMIREHYADLFKDEPETLKQVQALAARTYELAEFLLFVCKVQLKDSGEPVKVALHTSCSARREMNTHLHGRELLAQLSNVERVNHDHESECCGFGGTFSVRMPDISGAMVADKTRALKESGAHQVLSADCGCLMNINGSLEKQKEALRGQHLASFLWQRTGGAR; via the coding sequence ATGAGCGAGCTTTTTTACAACGCGGTGCCCAACGCCACTCGCGTCGCACCGCCACTGCCAGAACCCCGGCAATACCCGAGCGAGAAGCCCTCGCGGGTCTACCTGTTCGGCACCTGCGTGGTCGACCTGTTTTATCCCGAAGCCGGAATGGATGCGATCCACTTGCTGGAGCGCGATGGGATTCGGGTCGAGTACCCGCAAGGGCAGAGCTGCTGCGGACAACCGGCTTACACCTCGGGTTACACCGAGCAGGCGCGGACGGTGGCGCGCTCGCAACTGGCGCTGTTTGCCGGGGATTATCCGGTGGTGGTGCCGTCGGGTTCCTGCGCGGGAATGATTCGTGAGCATTACGCCGACTTGTTCAAGGACGAGCCGGAAACGTTGAAACAGGTTCAGGCCCTCGCGGCTCGCACCTATGAGCTGGCCGAGTTCCTGCTGTTCGTCTGCAAGGTGCAGCTCAAGGACAGCGGCGAGCCGGTGAAAGTGGCGCTGCACACCTCGTGTTCGGCACGACGGGAAATGAACACCCACCTGCACGGCCGCGAGTTGTTGGCGCAGTTGAGCAACGTGGAACGGGTCAACCATGACCATGAAAGCGAATGCTGTGGCTTCGGTGGGACATTCAGCGTCCGTATGCCAGACATTTCCGGCGCGATGGTGGCCGACAAGACCCGGGCGTTGAAGGAATCCGGCGCGCATCAGGTGCTCAGTGCCGATTGCGGCTGCTTGATGAACATCAACGGCTCGCTGGAAAAACAGAAGGAAGCGCTGCGCGGGCAACATTTGGCGAGCTTCCTGTGGCAACGAACCGGAGGTGCCCGATGA
- a CDS encoding lactate permease LctP family transporter: MQTWQQLYSPLGSLGVSALAAVIPIVFFFLALAVFRLKGHVAGSITLALAILVAIFAFQMPVDMAFAAAGYGFAYGLWPIAWIIVAAVFLYKLTVKSGQFEVIRSSVLSITDDQRLQVLLIGFCFGAFLEGAAGFGAPVAITAALLVGLGFNPLYAAGLCLIANTAPVAFGALGIPIIVAGQVTGIDAFKIGAMTGRQLPLLSLFVPFWLVFMMDGLRGVRETWPAALVAGLSFAVTQYFTSNFIGPELPDITSALASLIALTLFLKVWQPKRTAGAQIAGATSNVAVTASVGGFGQKRTTIASPYSLGEIFKAWSPFLILTVLVTIWTLKPFKAMFAAGGSMYAWVFNFAIPHLDQLVIKTAPIVATPTAIPAVFKLDPISATGTAIFFSALISMVILKINFKTGLTTLKETFYELRWPILSIGMVLAFAFVTNYSGMSSTMALVLAATGAAFPFFSPFLGWLGVFLTGSDTSSNALFSSLQATTAHQIGVNDTLLVAANTSGGVTGKMISPQSIAVACAATGLVGKESDLFRFTLKHSLFFATIVGLITLAQAYWFTGMLVH, translated from the coding sequence ATGCAAACCTGGCAACAGCTCTACAGCCCGCTCGGCAGTCTCGGCGTGTCCGCACTCGCGGCCGTCATCCCCATCGTTTTCTTCTTCCTTGCCCTGGCGGTGTTCCGCCTCAAAGGCCATGTCGCCGGCAGCATCACGCTGGCTCTGGCGATTCTTGTGGCGATATTTGCGTTTCAGATGCCGGTGGACATGGCGTTCGCCGCCGCCGGTTATGGTTTCGCCTATGGTCTGTGGCCGATTGCCTGGATCATTGTCGCGGCGGTGTTCCTGTACAAACTGACGGTCAAGAGCGGTCAGTTCGAAGTCATCCGCAGTTCGGTGCTGTCGATCACCGATGACCAGCGCTTGCAGGTGCTGCTGATCGGCTTCTGCTTCGGAGCCTTCCTCGAAGGTGCAGCCGGTTTCGGTGCGCCGGTGGCGATTACCGCCGCGCTGCTGGTAGGACTGGGCTTCAACCCGCTGTATGCCGCCGGCCTGTGCCTGATTGCCAACACCGCGCCGGTCGCGTTCGGTGCCTTGGGGATTCCGATCATCGTCGCCGGGCAAGTCACCGGTATCGACGCGTTCAAGATCGGCGCCATGACCGGCCGCCAACTGCCATTGCTGTCGCTGTTCGTGCCGTTCTGGCTGGTGTTCATGATGGACGGCCTGCGTGGCGTGCGTGAAACCTGGCCAGCCGCGCTGGTTGCCGGCCTGAGCTTCGCCGTGACCCAGTACTTCACGTCGAACTTCATTGGCCCGGAACTGCCGGACATCACCTCGGCCCTGGCCAGCCTGATCGCGCTGACCCTGTTCCTGAAAGTCTGGCAGCCAAAACGCACTGCGGGCGCACAGATTGCTGGCGCCACCTCGAACGTGGCGGTCACTGCCAGCGTCGGCGGTTTCGGCCAGAAACGCACCACCATCGCTTCCCCCTACAGCCTCGGGGAAATCTTCAAGGCTTGGTCGCCGTTCCTGATCCTCACCGTACTGGTCACCATCTGGACCCTCAAACCATTCAAGGCCATGTTCGCCGCTGGCGGCTCGATGTACGCCTGGGTGTTCAACTTCGCAATCCCGCACCTGGATCAACTGGTGATCAAGACTGCGCCGATCGTCGCCACACCGACAGCCATCCCGGCGGTGTTCAAACTCGACCCGATTTCCGCCACCGGCACGGCGATTTTCTTCTCCGCGCTGATCTCGATGGTCATCCTGAAGATCAATTTCAAAACTGGTCTGACCACTTTGAAAGAGACCTTCTACGAACTGCGCTGGCCAATTCTGTCGATCGGCATGGTGCTGGCGTTTGCCTTCGTGACCAACTATTCCGGCATGTCTTCGACCATGGCTTTGGTGCTGGCAGCGACCGGCGCAGCGTTCCCGTTCTTCTCGCCGTTCCTCGGTTGGCTGGGCGTGTTCCTCACCGGTTCCGATACCTCGTCCAACGCGCTGTTCAGTTCGCTGCAAGCGACCACCGCGCACCAGATCGGCGTCAACGACACCTTGCTGGTGGCGGCCAATACCAGCGGCGGCGTGACCGGCAAAATGATTTCGCCGCAGTCGATTGCCGTGGCCTGCGCCGCGACCGGGCTGGTGGGCAAGGAATCCGATCTGTTCCGCTTCACCCTCAAGCACAGCCTATTCTTTGCAACGATTGTCGGCCTGATCACTTTGGCTCAGGCCTACTGGTTCACCGGCATGCTGGTGCACTGA
- a CDS encoding FCD domain-containing protein: MGFDQIRQRRLSDDIVERLEGMILEGTLKSGERLPAERALAEQFGVSRPSLREAIQKLAAKGLLVSKQGGGNYVVESLGSTFSDPLLQLLESNPEAQRDLLEFRHTLEASCAYYAALRATDVDRERLTAAFEELQDCYSRHDEVSRAEEGAADAKFHLAIAEASHNAVLLHTIRGLFDLLKRNVVTNIGGMYKQRTETRDMLITQHRELYQAIIEGRAEQAREVSSRHILYVQEVLEEVRQEVQRMARAERRKGM; this comes from the coding sequence ATGGGGTTTGATCAGATACGTCAGCGCCGTTTGTCTGACGATATTGTCGAGCGGCTCGAGGGGATGATCCTCGAGGGCACGCTGAAGTCTGGCGAGCGCCTGCCGGCGGAGCGCGCATTGGCGGAGCAGTTCGGTGTTTCCCGACCTTCGTTGCGCGAGGCGATCCAGAAGCTGGCGGCCAAGGGGTTGCTGGTCAGCAAGCAGGGTGGCGGCAATTACGTGGTGGAAAGCCTCGGTTCGACCTTCAGCGATCCGTTGCTGCAATTGCTGGAAAGCAATCCTGAAGCCCAGCGCGATCTGCTGGAATTTCGCCACACGCTGGAGGCATCGTGTGCTTATTACGCAGCATTGCGTGCCACGGATGTGGATCGCGAGCGGCTGACCGCAGCGTTTGAAGAATTACAGGACTGCTACTCGCGTCACGACGAGGTCAGTCGGGCGGAGGAGGGCGCGGCGGACGCGAAATTCCACCTGGCCATCGCTGAAGCCAGTCACAACGCCGTGTTGCTGCACACCATTCGCGGGCTGTTCGACCTGCTCAAGCGCAACGTGGTGACCAACATCGGCGGCATGTACAAGCAGCGCACGGAAACCCGCGACATGCTGATCACGCAGCATCGGGAACTGTATCAGGCGATTATCGAAGGGCGTGCGGAACAGGCACGAGAGGTTTCCAGCCGACACATTCTGTATGTGCAGGAAGTGCTGGAAGAAGTGCGTCAGGAAGTACAGCGCATGGCTCGGGCCGAGCGGCGCAAGGGAATGTAA
- the smpB gene encoding SsrA-binding protein SmpB, giving the protein MAKQKKHPTGTIAQNKKARHDYFIEHKFEAGLVLAGWEVKSLRASKLQLVDSYVLLKDGEAWLLGSHITPLMTASTHVIADPVRTRKLLLNRRELDKLAAAVQQKGYACVCLSWYWSKHMVKCEIALGKGKKEYDKRDTERERDAGRELQRAVRNKGKED; this is encoded by the coding sequence ATGGCTAAACAGAAGAAACACCCAACAGGGACCATCGCGCAGAACAAAAAGGCGCGACACGATTACTTCATCGAGCACAAGTTCGAGGCTGGTCTGGTCTTGGCCGGCTGGGAAGTAAAAAGTCTGCGGGCAAGCAAGCTGCAACTGGTCGACAGTTACGTCCTGCTCAAGGACGGCGAAGCCTGGCTGCTCGGCAGTCACATCACGCCGTTGATGACTGCCAGCACCCACGTCATCGCCGACCCGGTCCGCACCCGCAAGCTGCTGCTCAACCGCCGTGAGCTGGACAAGCTGGCCGCCGCCGTACAGCAGAAGGGTTACGCCTGCGTGTGCCTGTCCTGGTACTGGAGCAAGCACATGGTCAAGTGCGAAATCGCTCTGGGCAAAGGCAAGAAGGAATACGACAAGCGTGATACCGAACGCGAACGCGACGCTGGTCGCGAGTTGCAGCGTGCGGTGCGCAACAAGGGCAAGGAAGACTGA
- a CDS encoding sodium-dependent transporter, with amino-acid sequence MSTDKVSVHGSWASRWVFIFAATGSAVGLGSIWKFPYMVGVYGGGAFVLMFLACIALIGIPVMLAETLIGRRARQSPANALKVLALEAGHSGKWSWGAFAGMITALLILSFYSVVGGWSLDYIIDMGRGDFQGATADQVGAYFGNVIADPWRITLWHTVFMLLSAVVIAKGVVAGLERSLRIMMPLLFVMVLVLLGYSMTTGHFMEGVHFMFDFHPEKVLDGLLPAMGHAFFSLSVGVGSIMIYGAYMTKEASLSGTVVGVALLDTFVSLVAGLALFPIVFAGGLNPSEGPGLMFVSLPFAFGNVLFGQLMGVVFFVLVAIAAWSSAISLLEPMVAYLVERTKISRAWVTFWLAFTCWFVGLGTVFSFNIWKEAKFFVNEGGMFHLYQWGAAGGLDFFGVIDFFTSRIMLPLGGLCFVLFAGWVMGREAVRDELSIRSPALFALSLFLMRYVAPIGILVVFATQLWK; translated from the coding sequence ATGTCGACAGACAAGGTTTCTGTCCACGGCAGTTGGGCTAGCCGCTGGGTTTTCATATTCGCCGCGACCGGTTCGGCCGTGGGATTGGGCAGCATCTGGAAATTCCCCTACATGGTCGGGGTCTACGGTGGCGGCGCCTTTGTGCTGATGTTTCTGGCGTGTATCGCGCTGATCGGCATCCCGGTGATGCTCGCGGAAACCCTGATCGGCCGCCGTGCCCGTCAGAGTCCGGCCAATGCCTTGAAGGTGCTGGCGCTCGAAGCCGGACACTCGGGCAAGTGGTCGTGGGGCGCGTTCGCCGGGATGATCACGGCGTTGCTGATCCTGTCTTTCTATAGTGTGGTCGGCGGTTGGTCTCTGGATTACATCATTGATATGGGGCGTGGGGATTTCCAGGGGGCGACGGCCGATCAGGTGGGCGCCTACTTCGGTAATGTCATCGCCGACCCATGGCGCATCACGCTGTGGCACACGGTGTTCATGCTGCTGTCGGCGGTGGTGATCGCCAAAGGCGTGGTCGCCGGGCTTGAGCGCAGCCTGCGGATCATGATGCCGCTGTTGTTCGTGATGGTGCTGGTGCTGCTGGGTTACAGCATGACCACCGGGCACTTCATGGAAGGCGTGCATTTCATGTTCGACTTCCACCCGGAGAAAGTCCTTGATGGCTTGCTGCCGGCCATGGGCCATGCGTTCTTTTCCCTGAGCGTGGGCGTGGGCTCGATCATGATCTACGGCGCCTACATGACCAAGGAAGCCTCGCTTTCCGGCACCGTCGTGGGGGTGGCGCTGCTCGATACCTTCGTTTCGCTGGTCGCCGGTCTGGCCTTGTTTCCGATTGTGTTCGCTGGCGGTTTGAACCCGAGCGAAGGTCCAGGCTTGATGTTCGTCAGCCTGCCATTTGCGTTCGGTAACGTGCTGTTCGGCCAGTTGATGGGCGTGGTGTTCTTCGTTCTGGTGGCGATTGCTGCCTGGAGTTCGGCGATTTCCCTGCTGGAGCCGATGGTCGCCTATCTGGTCGAGCGGACTAAAATCAGTCGTGCGTGGGTGACATTCTGGTTGGCGTTCACCTGCTGGTTTGTCGGTCTGGGCACGGTGTTTTCCTTCAATATCTGGAAGGAAGCGAAATTTTTCGTGAACGAAGGCGGGATGTTCCATCTCTACCAATGGGGTGCCGCAGGCGGTCTGGACTTCTTTGGTGTGATCGACTTCTTCACCTCGCGGATCATGTTGCCGCTCGGCGGGCTGTGCTTTGTGCTGTTTGCCGGTTGGGTGATGGGGCGTGAAGCGGTGCGTGACGAATTGTCGATTCGCAGCCCGGCGCTGTTCGCCCTGTCTCTGTTCTTGATGCGCTATGTGGCGCCCATCGGCATTCTTGTAGTGTTTGCCACCCAGCTCTGGAAGTGA
- a CDS encoding type II toxin-antitoxin system RatA family toxin: MTTHIQRSALLPYPAQFLYDLVNDVARYPEFLPWCSSAEVLESSPEHMRASVGVAKGGLSQHFVTRNTLVPGQSIEMNLEEGPFNQLHGVWVFKALNEKACKISLDLSFDYAGPLVRATLGPLFNQAANTLVDAFCQRAKQMHG; this comes from the coding sequence ATGACGACACATATTCAACGATCAGCGCTGCTGCCTTACCCGGCGCAATTTCTCTATGACCTGGTCAATGACGTGGCGCGTTATCCGGAGTTTCTGCCGTGGTGTTCGTCCGCGGAAGTCCTGGAAAGCTCGCCTGAACACATGCGGGCCAGTGTCGGTGTGGCCAAGGGCGGCCTCAGCCAGCACTTCGTGACACGCAATACGCTAGTGCCGGGGCAGTCGATCGAGATGAACCTTGAGGAAGGTCCGTTCAATCAATTGCACGGGGTCTGGGTGTTCAAGGCGCTGAACGAGAAGGCCTGCAAGATCAGCCTCGATCTGTCCTTCGATTATGCCGGCCCGCTGGTACGAGCCACACTCGGGCCGCTGTTCAATCAGGCTGCGAACACTCTGGTGGATGCATTCTGCCAGCGCGCCAAGCAGATGCATGGTTGA
- a CDS encoding RnfH family protein, with the protein MVEPVIEIEVVYAAVDRQVLRTISVAEGSTVRAALSACGIDGDFPELDLAGCPVGVFGKVIADPDVRVVQAGDRLEIYRPLLADPKEVRRLRAAKAAEAKAGKQ; encoded by the coding sequence ATGGTTGAGCCGGTGATCGAAATAGAAGTGGTGTACGCGGCGGTTGATCGTCAGGTGTTGCGCACGATCAGCGTGGCAGAAGGTTCGACGGTGCGCGCTGCGCTGTCGGCCTGCGGCATCGATGGCGACTTTCCCGAGCTGGATCTGGCGGGTTGTCCGGTCGGGGTTTTCGGCAAAGTCATTGCCGATCCGGATGTGCGGGTTGTTCAGGCGGGGGATCGCCTCGAAATCTACCGACCGCTGCTGGCTGATCCGAAAGAGGTGCGCCGATTGCGGGCCGCCAAGGCTGCCGAGGCCAAAGCCGGAAAACAGTGA
- a CDS encoding outer membrane protein assembly factor BamE codes for MQNTKLLLTSFTFVGLLALAGCSFPGVYKIDIQQGNVVTQDMIDQLRPGMTRPQVRFIMGNPLLVDTFHADRWDYLYSLQPGGGERQQERMSVIFDSNDRLVSLSGDFMPGVSRDEAILGKDSGTSVTAPAENAEKPKPEKPVKPGSLLDQIQKDVDGVETVPVPTPEPLDTSPQ; via the coding sequence ATGCAAAACACCAAGCTCTTGCTAACCAGTTTCACCTTTGTGGGACTGCTCGCACTCGCCGGTTGTTCATTCCCCGGGGTTTACAAAATCGACATCCAGCAGGGCAATGTCGTCACGCAGGACATGATAGACCAGTTACGCCCGGGAATGACCCGGCCGCAAGTACGGTTTATCATGGGCAACCCTCTGCTTGTCGACACGTTCCATGCCGATCGCTGGGATTATCTGTACAGCCTGCAACCTGGTGGCGGTGAACGCCAGCAGGAACGCATGAGTGTCATTTTCGACTCTAACGACCGCCTTGTCAGCCTGTCCGGTGACTTCATGCCGGGTGTGAGCCGTGACGAAGCCATTCTCGGCAAGGACAGTGGCACCAGCGTGACCGCTCCTGCCGAAAACGCCGAGAAGCCAAAACCGGAAAAACCGGTCAAGCCAGGTTCCTTGCTGGATCAGATCCAGAAGGACGTCGATGGTGTGGAAACCGTTCCGGTTCCGACACCAGAGCCGCTGGACACTTCGCCGCAATAA
- the fur gene encoding ferric iron uptake transcriptional regulator, whose translation MVENSELRKAGLKVTLPRVKILQMLDSTEQRHMSAEDVYKALMEAGEDVGLATVYRVLTQFEAAGLVVRHNFDGGHAVFELADGGHHDHMVNVETGEVVEFVSIEIEKLQKAIAEEHGVELVDHNLVLYVRKKK comes from the coding sequence ATGGTTGAAAATAGCGAACTACGCAAAGCCGGCCTCAAAGTGACCCTGCCACGGGTCAAGATCCTGCAAATGCTCGACTCTACCGAGCAGCGTCACATGAGTGCCGAGGACGTCTACAAGGCGTTGATGGAAGCTGGCGAGGACGTCGGTCTGGCCACGGTTTACCGTGTTCTGACCCAGTTCGAAGCGGCTGGCCTCGTGGTCCGTCACAACTTCGACGGTGGCCACGCGGTATTCGAATTGGCCGACGGTGGCCACCACGACCATATGGTCAACGTGGAAACCGGTGAGGTTGTCGAATTCGTCAGCATCGAAATCGAAAAGCTCCAGAAGGCAATTGCCGAAGAGCACGGTGTCGAGTTGGTGGATCACAACCTGGTGCTGTACGTACGCAAGAAAAAGTAA